gtgaccagcagacgaccaaggtgaatcacacacacacacacacacacacacacacacacacacacacacacacacactttaatctataggaaagaaaatgatctAATCTTTAATGAAAgaccactctttctttcttgaaaGTTCCCTACCTCATAATTATACagtagctgattaatgaaaataattccTTAAAAGTCTATTACAAAGTCTGATATTAGTTCTTGTTTGTAATTCAAACAATATGAATTTCTCAATCAGAAAGTGAATTTGTGAAGGTCTTACCTTTCGGAAAGTGAGGTCATATTTGTTGTCTGGGGTAAGTGCATCTCGTCTCAAGCTAGAAGGAGGGATCCATCGCCTTTTGCTGCTGGATAGGGAACGCAAGTCGTCCCTGTACATAACAATGCATACACATGTACAAATACCCGTCACTTAAGCTAAATAACTTCATACTGCAAGTGATAATCTGCACAGATACATTTACAACTCCTATCATAATATATTCAAGCAAATGCCCTTATCAATACACTACCAAATTTCAACTTATGTCatctttaaataaaaaaaaataaaataaaaaaaaatcactagggTTACCTTCCTCCCACGGAGCGAGAAGCACCCCCCTGGCTCCTCTGCCCGTCCGTTGTTGCTTGTTGGTAACCCACCCTGATAAAAAATGGTGCTCTTCAGGTAAAATGTGAGcccctgaaaaagaaaaagtaatcaATGTTGATATAATTAATGAGGGCTGAGGGAGAAACCTATCAGAATAGATATAGACGAGTGGATGCAACtttaaaaataggaaagaaaacaaaggactaATTAAATTAATGATGAATGTATATGGTGTGGTAAGCTAATGGTTCACTTCTTGTGTAATCTGAGTGGAAGCTGGAACAAAAAGTCTTGTCTTgcacaaagaaacaaaggaagggagaggccaTGTTGGTTCAAGACAAAAGTAGGCCACATAACAGATAAACATGTACATAATATTTATAAGGATGTAAAAGAAATACCCCTATAATCCCTAATTACACCAACAATGAGCTATCCTCTGCCCCTCTCCACCATTCCCTGACACTTCATGGCCAAACAAAGATCAGCCATCACAGCTACTCTTGGAGAGGTAATATTAACCTTCACCGAGTAACCTAAACCTAAAtcacggcaaaaaaaaaaaaaaaaaaaaaaaaaaatacgaaattgTTTGAAGTTATGAcgtcattcttgtttttgtggCCTTGGTCATAAACACCACACACTTCTTATCCTCGCACTGGGATTTCGGTTTCCGTCCGTCTCCACCCGAATATCTAGGATTCCGGCAGATATTCCAATGAGATGAGAAGAGGCCAGCACGGTAAATTACACAAACTAACAGAGTCCACTAAGAAGCGTCTAGGACTACATTAAAATTCCGATGATTGCTAAATGTCAAGAAAAACGGTAACAAATTACACAAAATTCACTCGGTACCTCACGAATAACCACATAAAATACAAACCAGAGGAGAGAAATTTTCCTTGATGTTTAATGTTCGAGGAATGTCTTACATATACAGTAAGCTTTGAGTTCATCATGCCACTGTCTCACCAATACACCATCATCCCGCCCTCACAACACACAGTGCCATCTAAATAAACCCACTACAACTACAGGGGTCGACTTTAAACACTGGTGGCTTTGTCTAGTGGGGAAAATTGGTGCATAAAAATGGCTGCCATCTTATTTAGGCACCTGTTACTTATAATCACTAAAAACCAACCACATGACTGAAATTAATGCCGCACAAACTTGGAAAAGACACGCGACCCAATTATTCCACCAACAAAGCACCCGAGTTAAAACCAGTCATGACGCACACATCCCACCACCGCCCtaagccttcaccaccaccaccaccatcacctccacggCGCCCTGGGAAGCCACTGACCTCCACCCTCGCACGCTACTCATGCAGGCACTTGAAATCCCGACATGGCAGAAGTGAGGGGAATGAATTAGCGGGAGCAGAAAACCAAGATAATTAATTCCCTGCCGAACACCTGCCAGCTCGAGGCGGGGACGACGCACCTTCAACAAAGATCAATAGCACTAATAATTACCGTCTGTAGGCCACACTAAGGTACTTGCTGGTTCCTACCCCTAACACGGCACTCACCCGGCTCTTCAGTACGCTGCCTAAGTGTTAAATGTGGCCAGGGCAGCGGGAAATGTGAGATTGACGGCACACTCACCGAAAGTAGGGTAAGGCTGGAACACGCTCGGCTCAAGACCATCACCCGCACATCCTCTTCTGAAATACCCGCCCTGTGCCTGGTTCTCCTCCATACAAGCTCTCCTCAGGCCATTGTAGCCTATTAAAATGatagatttattttttcatctacatCGCACGTGTCATTTTTAGTGTCCTTTATCGTATTTATGTGGATTCTTCCGTGCTTCGTGTATTATtggaacttcctgaagggtgaCGTCATGGTGAGGATCTGTCATGGCCGTTTCTCGGTAACTCTCTACACTCCGAGGAAATTAATCGATGAATAAACGTGAAAAccactctcctttatttcttatcttgaaGTTTATTTCTGAATATTGCTTATACCACTGATCTGATATTTTCCATCTTCAAAATTAATGAATTAGCCAGTCCTTAAATCAgacggcattttttttttcctatctcatGACAAGCAGTTTAGCGAATTCTCGAATATCTATAAGATGACATTATGAACTTTAAATTTTCCATATAAACTAATCTAGCCTATTAAAGCACAAATAACGGACTTTCATGTAATGAAAGTTTTAGAAATGGTCCCCACAAGTCATTTCCTGTACGGTGGAAGGAGGCGGGTGGGGAACAGGGAGGGGGCCTGGCCGAGGTCGCCCCGTATCCAAGACTTCCGGTATGTTACCACGCACGGAACACCTTCGCTTAGGGCACCATGGCttgctgctttattttcctgttaGATTTTAAGTTGCACGCAATTGTATAACACATTACTTTAATGTTAAGCACACATGAATTCTGTCACTGACAGCCACACGTAACAATGTAAATAACTATTACCAGCAATTCATCTCTCTACATTAGCGGGTTTATTACAtgaatataatgagagagagagagagagagagagagagagagagagagagagagcgcatacaCTATAGTGTTGCttattaagataaaaaaaaaataataatacagatTCTCCTAGTAGGTATCTCCCATGatgaacacaaaaaagaacATACCTACATGCAAAGTTAACATTTCACACCAATACAGTCTGAGAGATTGTTACAAATGGGAGCGGATGATAAACGAAATATCAGAAGGGTAATCAACAGACGTCAGAGAGATAAGTTGCATGAGCTCATCTCTTTTAAGACATCATTAGAAAGGAAGGATTTGATGTTCAAGGTGAAAACAGATCCTATTGTCTGTAATGTCGTAGCCAAGACGTGAGCACAGAGGAAGGTCATGTGGGATGTGCGGGGTCAcataggagggagaagaaataataTTCTGAAGCAAGGAGCAAAGCACACGATTAATTGCAATATGGGAGAATATGAAGGCTGGGACAGTGTCACATTATGGGAAAAACTCCTGAATGTGACCACGTACTACAGTAGGCCCACAGACAGGCTCCCAGCTGACGCTATGGGCACACTCCGAGTGGTGTGTATGAAGGGATCCGAGGATGCAGGACTTGGAATAccttactatttcaatcacgaCAACCCCCAGAAAAAATGGTCGTATGATACAGTCTGCAGCACTAAAGAATACAAAAGAGCTACTAATGTCTGTGGTTACTGGTTGTCTGATTAATAGTCTTGTGCTGAGTTAACTACTGTATGTCCATGGATCAAGAGTTGCCCATTGCTTTCCGTAAACTGTTAATGATATAGATTGATGAATAAACAGCGACATTAGTACCTACATTTACCTAGAGTAAAGTACTAATAGGTATAGAGCGTTTACAGAGGGACTTAATACGAAACATGAGGGGTGAGAAATGGAGCATGGAATTCATCACCACTAAACGTAACATTCCCACGTTTATAGGAAAAACGATAATATTCTGAATGCTGTTAGAGAGTTTTGTTGAGTTTAGATTCacatttttcataaatttttggTTTGAGAATCACTTCGAGTTAATCACCTGCCGCCATTTGACTGACACCAGATGATCTTATGATATCTCTAGTATTGTCTGTATTACTAAGTGGATTAAGAAATTACTTATTTCAAGTCCTCTCTGCGTGCTTTGGCAGTGACAGTGCACATCGTTATCGCCAAGCTTTTTAGCTGTTGATTTAacctttgctgtttttttttttttttcaaagtttagAAACCTCGTCTTGTAGTTTGTCTTCATATTTGATACTGTTTAAgcagtttttctctttcttaccacGGGATTCAATACTTAAAGACAGCTTTTTATTAATGTTCGGAGTATGAATGGgattaaatatatgaaaaaaggaatCTACtctaaaatatattttttacacaTTGTATTGTCAAGGTGAGTCTGTAGGGAGTTTTGTTAGTGCAAACACGCGAAAATAGTTCGGACTTTTCTCAGGTACTGTAAGTAAATTCTGTATGAATTCTAAAACCAGCTCGTGTATGAAAATGATAAGCACGATTAACAATAAGAGTCTTGTCTGGTAATTAAAGACAAACACTGGATTTGCACGTATTTttatttacccatttccatcaaCCTGAAAAGAAGATATTCTTTGTTAACACTTTATTACTCTATCACGGAATCCCAGTCTCCGCACACTGCCTTCACTCATTGTACAGTACGGGTCCAATGAAAGCTGAATGCATGTTCAATATAAGTAAATAGACGTATATTACCattccaatgaaaaaaaaaaaagttgctttgttaggaaaggaggaagataaacatAAAGCGAATAAAGCATTGAGGTGACCCACCTTTTGTTATGGCAACCACCTCACGCGTGGTGCTAGTAAGAACGAAGGCTTGTTCGCACATCAAGGTGATCACAGAGACCATGAAGCCTGCAAACAAGAAGTAGAAAACTCCCTGCAGATGACCAATTCCCAGCACCACTTCGCCACTCCCCAActgtgaaaaaagagaagatagatatttgttatattattatttattgatataCATAACTCTTTATTTTGTCTAGAAAGTCATGTTTTCTGTGGTTACTACAACGTACACTGGGTAGTAATGCTTGTGTGATAGACGCGTCCTGGCCTTCCCGAGAGTTCCTGGGAGTTTCTCTGACGCGCTGCTTGATGACATCACTCAGCCAGTAGGCAAGGAGTCCCGACTCCAGCAGGCGCTGCTTCAGCCTCTTGATGGCATCCAGAAAGGGAGCGCCTTGCCTGTTGGTGTGAATGTTATAgtgttaccaccactaccattactctagtgacaaacgagagagagagagagagagagagagagagagagagagagagagagagagagagagagatccacatcAACAAGGTCAAGGCGCCAACTATATGTTTCTGCGAGAGCGCTTAGCTTTTCTTATCCTgacctccttcacacacacacacacacacaaaaaaaaaaaaaaaaaaaaaaaatccaacctCCGAGCTGTGACCTAAGCATTGAACTGTACTAACTAAatatatgataatgatactactactactactactactactactactactactatcagtaCGTAATCACAGAGACAACAGCCTTCACATCACTGACGCATCTTTCTCAGCACTGTTATTGTCAAACGACTtatgttttttgtttactttttttttcctgaagctCTAATACTTGCCTGAAGCCCCACGAGTATCCGCCAAATATCGGGTAACGCCTGTTGGAGATGTAGAGTGGTGTGATGCCCCTCGCGTCGCTATAACGAGAGGCGATTCTTACGTCAATGTAATTCTTCCAGGTAATGAACGAGTGTCGACCCTTCAATACTTTCTGCAGGGACTCCTCCAGGCTGTAGAACTGACACAGTGAAACATAAGCAACGATAAACAGGAATTAcatgaatgaacacacacacacacacacacacacacacacacacacacacacacacacttaattaaaCAAGCTGATAATAGCTTCATACGAGTATAGAACAAAAATGCCTGGAATACAATACACGAAATAAGAGAGATCAGctctgataataatgatgatgataatgataataagcatactgttgatgataatgatactactactactactactactactataattatccTCATTAACTTCCTAAACTAAATTTGATAAAATTAGGTATAGGCAAGTAAACAAGGCCGTTTCAtatcacacacccacccacccacacccacacccacccacacacacacacacacacacacacacacacactttctcttgaTCCAGATAGTTTTACTAGTCGCCCGTACACTTAAGAGAATgagacacacaccaacaaaacccacacacccacccacccatccccacccacacacccactcacccatccacacacatacacacacacacctgcattagACGGTACACCTCCCTCACCACGGGGCTCGGGCTGCCTAGGAAGAAGTCCCTGTCTGCCATGTTAAGTATGCCTGTCTCGGCGCTCCAGGACCACCCCTCGAGCGCCAGCAGGTCATCGAAGGTGTTAATGGGGCGCGTGATGCCAGGCACGGTAAGGTGAGAGATGAGTGAGGAGCGATACgccgtggtgatgatgatgcacaacacccaccaccatcccaccatAACCTGCGTCAcagaattaatcccttcagtactgggatgcgtTTCTACCATTCGTTTTGGGTATagttggacgattttatttacaggaTCTATGGATGTCAGGAGACTATGGGCCGGAGTCTTTacgattttaatccccacataagtttctgaagctgtataaaatcgccaaataataagtagaataaatatgaaaacgtgctaTACCAAGGAAGAGGTTGACACTACTTTGGTTGTTATTCAGATGatacgctttgttctctcaccatgactgttttcaaaggccacacataAGATTAACTGGCTTGTTAATAGTGTATTTTTCGTGTTAATAATGCAGGAGTCTTGTtagtctgtcactagaatcgtataAAAGAAGCACTTCAGAACCCGTGTAACTGCAATTTGAGATTCTTGTAAGTAGTTGTAAGTTTTAGTAAGTGTTTTCAGAAAATGGTTCcttgttgtttgtggttttaCATATTAAAAGTTTACATATGatttcagaattttttttttccggaagacttaaaacagacacacacacacacacacacacacacacacacctgagcagAGAGGTTGGTCGGTGGGCGGTGGGGCGGATCCTCCATCAGGGCACCAAACCCGTACAAGATGGCTGAGATCGGACTGTTCCATCTCACCACCTTGTCCCTCCTTATCCACGCCCACGCCTTGAGCATCGCCCACAACAACacgccccacaccaccaccacgcctaaTACTGTCAGCCACAGTTCATCTGCACCACAACAACATGACAATACTTAAGATTTCATTCTCAAGGGTATCGGCGCCTCATCTCAGCTACTTTTGACAGACTACACTATATGGTATATTAGAATTGGTGTTTTCAgggttttcattaatattttggaCCATCAACGCGAAAAATCCCCATGAACACCTGCAAAGGAAGCACatacaaagcgtttcagaagacaGGTTACCTACAAGGGAGTAAGTTTAAAGGTCAGCAGCTACATTGAAACCAAACACCGTGAAACACTGGCAAACCAATATGCAGCCAACTGTGAGAAGTTAATACTTCTACAGGAGGACAGCCTCAAATTCAAACCCTTGACCTAATAAACATCAGGAAAGACCCAATGAGCCATGATTAATCACTgccagacctctctctctctctctctctctctctctctctggctattcTTTCAGTTTTGTTCTCAGTCAATAGTTACCTCTGAATGATTTGACAAAGGCCCAGTGCTGCGTGGCTGGTCGAGGCTTGAGCGAGATTATTACAAAGGCTCCTTCGCCGTAGATTCTAGAATGGTCCATAACTTCGAGACGATCTGGAGTTGGGGTCAAGACCATGGACAGGTCACCCTCCTCTCGCTCCAGACTCCCTACAATACCGGTGAAATGGCCGGATTCGTCGTCTCTCACGCCCCACTGTCCGTCCGGAGGCTCTCGCACCTCATACCTGGGGCCATTAAGGTCAAAGaaattttgtttttccatctaaaatgcaaatcaaaacaaatcaaTTCTGATAATTATCGTAGATTTCTTCTTTCCCGTAAATCTATTAATTCAGTGGACATAGAACAAATATGAGTGAAAGGACAATGCTAGGCCAACACAGGCCGGGAGGCACATTACGAGAAGTTAAGACGATTGGCGATGGCGTCCACCATGCGGAAATCGAGGCAGTCTTTGGGCAGCACCTTGCCCCCAGGCTGATGGTTCGGGCTTCGATGGTAGTCCACGTGAGGAAAATAATCCATCGTTACCACCGTTAGAAGAGATCCCCAGAGGTTGGCCAGGCGCCCTGAAGCATGCCAGCATGGCCGTAAGGGGAACCACTATAATACTTACACAAGTGAGGTGCTTCAAGCAACGTATACTCGTACATAGTGAACCACGTGGCTGAAGCTAACAGAGCGATTCTGATATATTTACACATGGGAAGCTTGGCACCCAAACATACCAAGGAGTAGACGCCGATTCAGGTGCATCTGCAGTGTTGCCTCCTCGCGCACCAGTAACTCAGTTCTTCGCTTCCTCATTGGACAAAACAAACAGCGGCGGTACAATTCCGCCATTCGGCTTTACCTGTACctcaataataaacaaaattgaCTGGCGACTGACGAGGCTATACAGACTCGGAGTTGCAACATTCCACATAAACAAGTGTATtaccaagactctctctctctctctctctctctctctctctctctctctctctctctccttccacagcTGAACTATAGTTAACATTCTGGAGATGATGGCATATACCTTTAGCTCAAGGCGGGAACAGCCTATGGCAATATTTTCAGTTTCCAGGAATTCTTAAGCATGTACAGTACTTACAAAATACTTAATGGGTTCAAGACATAAATAAGACTTTCACTTTAGAAAAACAACGAGAGAGAATACTTTACATTTGATTCAAGTATATaatttttcataaaacaaatGCAATACTTTATAAGCAAAATATCTGATGTGGTGCTTCCTAGGCGCGCTCATGAGAGCGGTCATATCCGCTCACAAGATTGCTACTCCTACCTGAagataacagtagcagcaggaagAGGTGCCTTGTGTTGCGGAGGCTTGGATGCCGCAGCAGAGATCCGGCAGTGTCCCAGCCCACCACTAGCACACGAGTCTCAGGTAACATCCACAAACCCGACTTTTCCAAGAATCTTGAAATAGAATGGACAGCCGATGCAAGGGTGAACCAGCGTATATACTAATCTTTCATGGCATATCCTGACAAACTCTGgtattccctgcctgcttctgtatatcctCATTTCTATGTCTGGAactttttaagaggaaggttttcaAACACTTCAAATGTTGGCCTTTTTCCTCTACATATATAGGGACTGGCGCCTCAGggagacttttttcttttcttttttgttgtccttgtctAGTAACCCTCTTATATATAGATAATAGTAAAGCAAATAATTATGGGATGAGCAGACGTGTGTATGTCCATCACAAAGTATAATGAGGCCAGTGAATCTCCCACACGCCTATACTGTACATGGATGCTTCCATCACAAAGGTCACTGTGTATATACTATAAGTCTGTAGCTTTTGTAACAATGTCACATTCATCTCGACAGTATTTAATTTATCCTTATTGTTCTGTTTGTGACGTTATGGTTATGTGGGTGAAGGAATCTAGAAGTGATGTCCCGTTTtccaaaattacacacacacacacacacacacacacacacatgtaaatctAGCAGACTAGCAGATCATTACCACACTGACCTTTCTATGCCTTGGTTGCTGTTCTTGAATGTGGCGTaaatatctttccttcctccctcattacGACCGTCACTGTCAGTAGTGTTATTGCTGCCTTCTCGTTCATCGTTCAGGGTGTCATCAGCATCAGACACCTCGGCCAGGAGAAGCACCAAGGTCCAGCAGGACGCACCGCCATCACGGACCAACTTCGGCACAATcaaagaggtggagagggacgACGTGTCCTCCATCACGACCACCCCGCCCTCCTCGTCGTCTCCGTCGCCACGCAGCCCTCTGAAGTCACAGTACAATGCATGTCAACCAATATATGTCCGCAGCACATTTAGTAGAATTTTACATTATCTCACAAcaccaacatgaaaaaaaaaaaaaatgaataaatgaaaaataaataaatgaataatacaaGTGACTAAAATTCCGAAGGATTTTCTTGGTATATCATGACTGATCTGTAATAATGTactgacagaaaaacaaacagtatTCTTGAGTAAAAATTAGTTTTCTAAAACCTTCGCGACAATAGATTCAgctaacaaaacaatgaaatgataaaatgtGAGATTAAAATTAAACATTTTATCCGTTTTTATTCTTATATGTCAAACTACAGAGTGGCAGCGGCTGTTGCGCTTGTAAGCTTCTTTATAACACTTCCATCGACTTGTTTGGAACTGTTTCATACTTACAGTGCAATTGTTCTTAGCACTACCTTGACCAACAGACATACTGTAAATAATTGCTGTATTTACTGCCTGACAAAGaattatttccttcctatttcctattttcctatattttgaGATTCTTGGATCATGTGTGCTACTGTTAGTGTCGCGAACCATCTGTGGCAGAGCATGCAGGTAGCTATGAAAATTATAATACGATAACAGTGAATTCTAATCTGCTTGTGTTTCATGGATTCTTGTAGCGGTATTGGCAGATGTGGCACGCGGCTGCCCGTCCTTTCTGATCCCTGTCCTCCACCTTTAAGTTAACATGCTCACGGGACCTTCAGCCGACTAACATATATAtgcttacatacatacagagagagagagagagagagagagagagagagagagagagagagagtttgggctGTAAGTTAAATTATTCGATATAAATATTCATAACTGAGAACACGTTTAATCGCGTCTGGCGCGTATCGAGTGGTTTGGTGGTAAACAGAAACAACAGTAAAGCAGTCAGATGGTTGACTCTTGGGGTGAGAGCATGCGATTTGTTGCGGGCGGTGGCTGCCGTGATGGATGTGTCGGCACTGCGTCGTCAAGTGCTGATATTTACCCCTGACAAACAAACCAAACTGTTCACGGTGTAAGTTCATCCATTTCGTGAATTACATATGTAGTCTTGATTTATATCTATGACTTCTTATGATGCACATTCGTACAACTTGTATAACTATGAATAGTGATCAGCTACTGAAAAGTTAATGATGAAGTGCAGATggaaagacagactgaaagaaagagagaaacaatataGACAGgcagaacgaaagaaaagattCCGCACACATGACTTGCAGCTGGCGAGTAAGCTATGTACGTACGTACTTACAAAGCTACAATCCTCGATTGCACGGCAAGTCAATGACTTATTTAAATAAAACGTGATTACCTGGATAGACACGATGCTTTTTGACTGCAGAAAGAGAATCACAGAACATATCTTGACGTGAAAAGGGTATACAAGACTTCAAAGGCGTGGCCGCGTGCGTCATTCATCACATCGTCAGTTGTGTACATGAGGGAAAAGAGCAGAGGGTGCGTATCTTTCATCAAAGGGTGACGTACTCCTACGTCacattaaagaagaagaaatacaaagaaaaataacagagagagagagagagagagagagagagagagagagagagagagagagagaaaaccgaaCTGAAAAGCGCAGCATattcttctgtatatatatatatatatatatatatatatatatatatatatatatatatatatatatatatatatatatatatatatatatatatatatatatatatatatatatatatatatatatatatatatatatatatatatatatatatatatatatatatatatatatatatatatatatatatatatatatatatatatatatatatatatatatatatatatatatatatatatatatatatatatatatatatatatatatatatatatatatatatatatatatatatatatatatatatatatatatatatatatatatatatatatatatatatatatatatatatatatatatatatatatatatatatatatatatatatatatatatatatatatatatatatatatatatatatatatatatatata
The sequence above is drawn from the Portunus trituberculatus isolate SZX2019 chromosome 41, ASM1759143v1, whole genome shotgun sequence genome and encodes:
- the LOC123516841 gene encoding uncharacterized protein LOC123516841 — translated: MQYFISKISDVVLPRRAHESGHIRSQDCYSYLKITVAAGRGALCCGGLDAAAEIRQCPSPPLAHESQGVISIRHLGQEKHQGPAGRTAITDQLRHNQRGGEGRRVLHHDHPALLVVSVATQPSEVTVQCMSTNICPQHI
- the LOC123516840 gene encoding glutamate receptor ionotropic, kainate 2-like, producing the protein MAELYRRCLFCPMRKRRTELLVREEATLQMHLNRRLLLGRLANLWGSLLTVVTMDYFPHVDYHRSPNHQPGGKVLPKDCLDFRMVDAIANRLNFSYEVREPPDGQWGVRDDESGHFTGIVGSLEREEGDLSMVLTPTPDRLEVMDHSRIYGEGAFVIISLKPRPATQHWAFVKSFRDELWLTVLGVVVVWGVLLWAMLKAWAWIRRDKVVRWNSPISAILYGFGALMEDPPHRPPTNLSAQVMVGWWWVLCIIITTAYRSSLISHLTVPGITRPINTFDDLLALEGWSWSAETGILNMADRDFFLGSPSPVVREVYRLMQFYSLEESLQKVLKGRHSFITWKNYIDVRIASRYSDARGITPLYISNRRYPIFGGYSWGFRQGAPFLDAIKRLKQRLLESGLLAYWLSDVIKQRVRETPRNSREGQDASITQALLPSLGSGEVVLGIGHLQGVFYFLFAGFMVSVITLMCEQAFVLTSTTREVVAITKG